One genomic window of Polyodon spathula isolate WHYD16114869_AA chromosome 8, ASM1765450v1, whole genome shotgun sequence includes the following:
- the LOC121319728 gene encoding dnaJ homolog subfamily C member 2-like produces MFEWSPAEIAKGPIMLKEALEGQVTVVCNAITASVQFQVEPVGRWFEAFLKRRTRTVSASFRELEEEKELSEESEDEDLQLEEYPMLKTLDPKDWKNQDHYAVFGLGHLRYKATQKQIKAAHKAMVLKHHPDKRKAAGEKIVEGDNDYFTCITKAYEILSDPVKRRAFDSVDPTFDNAVPSKSEGKENFFKVYAPVFERNARWTNKKHVPNLGDMSATFEEVDAFYSFWYNFDSWREFSYLDEEEKEKAECRDERRWIEKQNRGARAQRKKEEMNRIRTLVDTAYSFDPRIKKFKDDEKARKEAEKKAKVDAKRKEQEEKERARQAELEAARLAKEKEEEEAKQVAMQAKKEKEIQKKASKKERQKLRTTCKNWNYFADNESESVKMMEEVEKLCDRLELMSMQSLNEVLATSTKEESKTAVEKMIQEVNAQLLKEKEEAEARARQSSKSSEQLSSAAGGGSKTWNEDDLQLLIKAVNLFPAGTNARWEVIANYMNLHSTSGIRRNAKDVINKAKNLQKLDPIQKDEINKKAFEKFKKEHSVVPPTVDNAVPSERFEGSSADGTALPWTTEEQKLLEQALKTYPVSTPERWEKIAGVVPGRSKKDCMKRYKELVEMVKAKKAAQEQVSTKSKK; encoded by the exons ATGTTTGAATGGTCGCCTGCTGAAATCGCCAAAGGACCGATAATGTTGAAAGAAGCACTTGAAGGGCAGGTCACAGTTGTTTGTAATGCTATTACAG CTTCGGTGCAGTTTCAGGTGGAGCCGGTGGGAAGGTGGTTTGAAGCGTTCTTGAAAAGAAGGACCAGAACTGTTTCAGCTTCTTTCCGGGAGCTGGAGGAAGAGAAGGAGCTTTCTGAAGAATCTGAAGATGAAGATCTGCAGCTAGAGGAGTACCCCATGCTAAAAACATTAGATCCCAAAGACTGGAAG aatcaAGATCACTATGCAGTGTTTGGTCTGGGTCATTTAAGGTACAAGGCAACGCAAAAGCAAATCAAAGCAGCTC ACAAAGCAATGGTTTTAAAACACCACCCTGACAAAAGGAAAGCAGCTGGAGAGAAGATAGTGGAAGGAGACAATGACTATTTCACCTGCATAACAaaag CCTATGAAATACTGTCAGATCCTGTGAAGAGGCGAGCGTTTGACAGTGTAGATCCTACATTTGACAATGCAGTACCTTCAAAAAGCGAAGGCAAAGAAAACTTCTTCAAGGTTTATGCACCTGTTTTTGAAAGGAATGCCAG gtggacaaacaaaaaacatgttccaAACCTGGGTGACATGAGTGCAACATTTGAAGAGGTTGATGCCTTTTATTCATTTTG gtACAACTTTGACTCTTGGAGAGAATTTTCATACTTGGATgaagaagaaaaggaaaaggcAGAATG ccgGGATGAGAGGAGGtggattgaaaaacaaaaccgaGGGGCTCGagcacagagaaaaaaagaagaaatgaataGAATAAGGACATTAGTGG acacTGCTTACAGTTTTGATCCCCGGATAAAGAAGTTCAAAGATGACGAGAAAGCAAGAAAGGAGGCTGAGAAGAAAGCAAAAGTTGATGCAAAGCGGAAGgaacaagaagaaaaagagagG GCTAGACAGGCTGAGCTTGAAGCCGCTCGCCTGGCCAAGGAGAAGGAAGAGGAAGAAGCCAAACAGGTGGCCATGCAGgccaagaaagagaaagaaattcAGAAGAAAGCCAGCAAAAAAGAGAGGCAAAAACTTAGGACAACATGCAAG AACTGGAACTACTTTGCTGATAATGAATCTGAAAGTGTGAAAATGATGGAAGAAGTTGAAAAACTATGCGATCGCCTGGAGCTTATGAG CATGCAATCTCTGAATGAAGTGCTTGCAACAAGTACAAAGGAAGAAAGCAAGACAGCTGTCGAGAAAATG ATCCAGGAGGTGAATGCCCAGCTCCTGAAAGAGAAGGAAGAAGCAGAGGCCCGTGCTCGCCAGTCTTCAAAGAGTTCTGAACAATTGAGTAGTGCTGCTGGGGGTgggagtaaaacctggaacgagGATGACCTGCAGCTTCTTATTAAAGCTGTCAACCTTTTTCCTGCTGGAACTAATGCTAG ATGGGAAGTAATTGCCAACTACATGAATTTGCACTCCACTAGTGGAATCAGAAGGAATGCCAAGGATGTCATAAATAAAGCCAAGAATTTACAAAAACTTG ATCCTATTCAGAAAGATGAAATTAACAAGAAAGCTTTTGAGAAGTTTAAAAAGGAGCATTCTGTTGTACCTCCAACTGTGGACAATGCAGTGCCTTCAGAAAGGTTTGAAG GTTCAAGTGCAGATGGAACTGCATTGCCTTGGACAACTGAAGAGCAAAAGCTCTTAGAACAAGCTCTAAAAACGTATCCAGTCAGCACTCCTGAGAGATGGGAAAAGATAGCTGGGGTTGTTCCTGGCAGGTCTAAGAAAGACTGCATGAAGAGATACAAG GAACTAGTAGAGATGGTTAAAGCCAAGAAAGCTGCACAGGAACAAGTTTCTACTAAAAGTAAAAAGTGA